From Drosophila yakuba strain Tai18E2 chromosome 2L, Prin_Dyak_Tai18E2_2.1, whole genome shotgun sequence, one genomic window encodes:
- the LOC6526995 gene encoding uncharacterized protein LOC6526995 isoform X1, with protein sequence MKQSTAANSHWLAALLSSLLLLNVLHLIGADEAFSCPNGWELRGLNCYKYFNIKHSWDKSAELCRRYGAELVAIDSYAENNETLAIARASDPNQRASDKYWLGLASLDDLRTNTLESASGALISQYSGYWSLHQPNAESGECVAAAFAGKSQSWDLGTCESLLPFMCRAQACPQGALHCANGKCINQAFKCDGSDDCGDGTDELDCPAQCHYHMQSGGDVIETPNYPHKYGALSKCKWTLEGPLGSNIILQFQDFETEKTFDTVQILVGGRTEDKSVSLATLSGKQDLTTQPFVSASNFMIVKFTTDGSVERKGFRATWKTEAKNCGGTLKATLQRQILTSPNYPKQYPGGLECLYVIKAQPGRIISIEVDDLDIADGRDFLMIRDGESPMSRTIAKLTGKTAQNNRVIISTGNALYLYFKSSLGEAGKGFSLRYIQGCKATITARNGTVTSPAFGLADYPKNQECYFTIRNNARAPLSLKFDKFTVHKSDNVQVFDGSSTSGLRLHSGNGFTGPAAPKLTLTASSGEMLIKFTSDALHNAAGWSATFSADCPELQPGIGALASSRDTAFGTLVSFTCPIGQEFATGKTRLVTECLRGGNWSVSYIPKCQEVYCGPVPQIDNGFSIGSSNVTYRGIAMYQCYAGFAFASGAPIEKISCLPDGRWERQPHCMASQCATLPEVAHANVTLLNGGGRSYGTIVQYECEPGYERNGHPVLTCMSNGTWSGDVPKCTRKRCFEFPTIANGFVVDSTRAYLFGDEARVQCFKGYKLIGSNIMRCSEAQKFEQPPTCEDINECSSSQCDLTTTECQNTNGSFHCQCRTGFTATTECRPVGDLGLGNGGIPDDSITTSLSEPGYSKEQLRLNTNGWCGGSSEPGANWILIDLKAPTILRGFRTMSVQRPDGNVAFSSAVRLQYTNDLTDVFKDYANPDGTAVEFRILEPTLSILNLPLPIEARYIRFRIQDYVGAPCLRMELMGCTRLDCVDINECSKNNGGCDQKCINSPGGFACGCNTGYQLYTSNGTAGYHIERSESGERDGDTYQRNKTCVPLMCPELEAPENGQLLSDKNDYHFGDVVRFQCHFGYIMSGSSAALCLSSGQWNASVPECNYAKCVSLPDDKLEGLTVARPDPESVLVPFRDNVTITCGAAGRQLRATASSGFRQCVYDPKPGLPDYWLSGMQPSCPRVDCYAPMPTPGAEYGQFVDTRYQSSFFFGCQNTFKLAGQTGRHDNVVRCGADGIWDFGDLRCEGPVCEDPGRPADGRQIARSYEQSSEVYFGCNRPGYILINPRPITCIREPECKVIKPLGLGSGRIPDSAINATSERPNYEAKNIRLNSATGWCGKQEAFTYVSVDLGQIYRVKAILVKGVVTNDIVGRPTEIRFFYKQAESENYVVYFPNFNLTMRDPGNYGELAMITLPKFVQARFVILGIVSYMDNACLKFELMGCEEPKQEPLLGYDYGYSPCVDNEPPIFQNCPQQPIVVRRDENGGVLPVNFTEPTAVDNSGSIARLEIKPQNFRTPSYIFKDTVVKYVAFDYDGNVAICEINITVPDVTPPLLQCPQSYVIELVDRQDSYTVNFNDTRKRIKTSDDTGEVRLQFSPETATIKIGNFENVTVTATDKYNNRAACHFQVSVKASPCVDWELQPPANGAINCLPGDRGIECIATCKPGFRFTDGEPLKTFSCETSRLWRPTSVVPDCVSENTEQAAYHVTAAITYRANGAVAQSCLGQYQEVLAQHYGGLNQLLSQRCSAVNVNMNVTFVKSVPMLLEENVVKMDFILSILPAVRQPQLYDLCGSTLNLIFDLSVPYASAVIDDLLNIANIGNQCPPLRALKSQISRGFNCNVGEVLNMDTSDVPRCLHCPAGTYVSEGQNSCTYCPRGYYQNRDRQGTCLRCPAGTYTKEEGTKSQADCIPVCGYGTYSPTGLVPCLECPRNSFTAEPPTGGFKDCQACAAQTFTYQPAASNKDLCRAKCAPGTYSATGLAPCSPCPLHHYQGAAGAQSCNECPSNMRTDSPASKGREQCKPVVCGEGACQHGGLCVPMGHDIQCFCPAGFSGRRCEQDIDECASQPCYNGGQCKDLPQGYRCECPAGYSGINCQEETSDCGNDTCPARAMCKNEPGYKNVTCLCRSGYTGEQCDVTIDPCTANGNPCGNGASCQALEQGRYKCECVPGWEGIHCEQNINDCSENPCLLGANCTDLVNDFQCACPPGFTGKRCEQKIDLCLSEPCKHGTCVDRLFDHECVCHPGWTGSACDINIDDCEHRPCANDGTCVDLVDGFSCNCEPGYTGKNCQHTIDDCASNPCQHGATCVDQLDGFSCKCRPGYVGLSCEAEIDECLSDPCNPVGTERCLDLDNKFECVCRDGFKGPLCATDIDDCEAQPCLNNGICRDRVGGFECGCEPGWSGMRCEQQVTTCGAQAPCQNDASCIDLFQDYFCVCPSGTDGKNCETAPERCIGDPCMHGGKCQDFGSGLNCSCPADYSGIGCQYEYDACEEHVCQNGATCVDNGAGYSCQCPPGFTGRNCEQDIVDCKDNSCPPGATCVDLTNGFYCQCPFNMTGDDCRKAIQVDYDLYFSDPSRSTAAQVVPFPTGEANSLTVAMWVQFAQKDDRGIFFTLYGVQSARMTQHRRMLLQAHSSGVQVSLFEDQPDAFLSFGEYTSVNDGQWHHVAVVWDGISGQLQLITEGLIASKMEYGAGGSLPAYLWAVLGLPQPYAMSNELAYSDSGFQGTITKAQVWARALDITSEIQKQVRDCRSEPVLYPGLILNWAGYEVTSGGVERNVPSLCGQRKCPVGYTGANCQQLVVDKEPPVVEHCPGDLWVIAKNGSAVVTWDEPHFSDNIGVTKIYERNGHRSGTTLLWGTYDITYIASDAAGNTASCSFKVSLLTEFCPALVDPVGGSQVCKDWGAGGQFKVCEIACNTGLRFSEQVPEFYTCGAEGFWRPTREPSMPLVYPSCSPSKPAQRVFRIKMLFPSDVLCNKAGQAVLRQKVTNSVNGLNRDWNFCSYAIEGTRECKDIQIDVKCDHYRGAQNNRVRRQSKDGGVYVMEAELPVVNDEDDDLTLTGRQGRQQTGGDTYTLEIAFPAANDPVVHTSTGERSSVKQLLEKLILEDDQFAVQEILPNTVPDPASLELGSEYACPVGQVVMIPDCVPCAIGTFYDSANKTCIACSRGTYQSEAGQLQCSKCPVIAGRPGVTAGPGARSAADCKERCPAGKYFDAETGLCRSCGHGFYQPNEGSFSCELCGLGQTTRSTEATSRKECRDECSSGQQLGADGRCEPCPRGTYRLQGVQPSCAACPLGRTTPKVGASSVEECTLPVCSAGTYLNATQNMCIECRKGFYQSESQQTACLQCPPNHSTKITGATSKSECTNPCEHIAEGKPHCDVNAYCIMVPETSDFKCECKPGFNGTGMACTDVCDGFCENSGACVKDLKGTPSCRCVGSFTGPHCAERSEFAYIAGGIAGAVIFIIIIVLLIWMICVRSTKRRDPKKMLTPAIDQTGSQVNFYYGAHTPYAESIAPSHHSTYAHYYDDEEDGWEMPNFYNETYMKDGLHGGKMSTLARSNASLYGTKEDLYDRLKRHAYTGKKEKSDSDSEVQ encoded by the exons GTTGGGAACTGCGCGGcttaaattgttataaatatttcaatatcaAGCACTCGTGGGATAAAAGCGCCGAACTGTGTCGAAG ATACGGAGCCGAACTGGTGGCCATCGACAGCTATGCGGAGAACAACGAGACCTTGGCCATCGCCCGAGCCAGTGATCCCAACCAGCGGGCTTCGGACAAGTACTGGCTGGGATTGGCCTCCCTCGACGACCTGCGCACCAATACGCTGGAGTCCGCATCGGGTGCACTGATCTCCCAATACTCCGGCTACTGGTCGCTCCATCAGCCGAATGCCGAGTCCGGTGAGTGTGTGGCGGCTGCTTTCGCGGGCAAGTCACAGAGCTGGGATCTGGGCACCTGTGAGTCCCTGCTGCCGTTCATGTGCCGCGCCCAGGCCTGTCCACAGGGAGCACTCCACTGCGCCAACGGCAAGTGCATCAACCAGGCCTTCAAGTGCGACGGCAGCGATGATTGCGGCGATGGCACCGACGAGCTGGACTGTCCGGCACAGTGCCACTACCACATGCAGTCCGGCGGAGATGTGATCGAGACGCCCAACTATCCGCACAAGTACGGAGCGCTGAGCAAGTGCAAGTGGACGCTGGAGGGACCGCTGGGCAGCAACATCATACTGCAGTTCCAGGACTTCGAGACGGAGAAGACCTTTGACACCGTGCAGATTCTGGTGGGCGGCCGCACCGAGGACAAGTCCGTCTCACTGGCCACGCTCAGTGGCAAACAGGATCTGACCACACAGCCCTTCGTGTCTGCGTCCAACTTCATGATCGTCAAGTTTACCACGGACGGCAGTGTGGAGCGCAAGGGATTCAGGGCCACGTGGAAGACGGAGGCCAAGAACTGCGGCGGCACACTGAAGGCCACGCTGCAGCGCCAGATCCTGACCAGCCCCAACTACCCGAAACAGTATCCCGGTGGCCTGGAGTGCCTCTATGTGATTAAGGCACAACCGGGTCGCATCATCTCCATCGAAGTGGACGACCTGGATATCGCCGATGGACGCGACTTCCTGATGATCCGCGATGGCGAATCGCCCATGAGTCGCACCATCGCCAAACTGACCGGAAAGACGGCGCAGAACAACCGCGTGATCATCTCCACGGGCAATGCTCTCTACCTGTACTTCAAGTCCAGTTTGGGTGAGGCCGGCAAGGGTTTCAGTCTGCGTTACATTCAGGGCTGCAAGGCCACGATCACCGCCAGAAACGGCACCGTTACTTCACCAGCCTTTGGATTGGCCGACTATCCCAAGAACCAGGAGTGCTACTTCACCATCCGCAACAATGCCCGTGCTCCACTCTCCCTCAAGTTCGACAAGTTCACCGTCCACAAGAGCGACAATGTCCAGGTGTTCGACGGCTCCTCCACCTCCGGTCTGCGTCTGCACTCCGGAAACGGATTCACCGGCCCGGCGGCTCCCAAATTGACCCTGACTGCCTCATCCGGTGAGATGCTCATCAAGTTCACCTCGGATGCTCTGCACAATGCTGCTGG ATGGTCGGCCACTTTCTCGGCCGATTGTCCGGAGCTGCAGCCCGGAATTGGAGCCTTGGCCTCCAGTCGCGACACCGCTTTCGGTACGCTGGTCAGCTTTACATGTCCCATTGGACAGGAGTTTGCCACCGGCAAGACGCGACTGGTTACCGAATGTCTGCGCGGTGGCAACTGGAGTGTCTCCTACATACCCAAGTGTCAGG AGGTCTACTGCGGTCCTGTGCCACAAATCGACAACGGTTTCTCCATTGGCTCCTCGAACGTGACCTATCGCGGCATAGCGATGTACCAGTGCTACGCCGGCTTCGCCTTCGCCTCCGGCGCTCCGATCGAGAAGATCTCCTGTCTGCCGGACGGCCGCTGGGAGCGACAGCCCCACTGCATGGCCTCCCAGTGCGCCACGCTGCCGGAGGTGGCCCACGCCAATGTGACGCTGCTGAATGGAGGCGGTCGCAGCTACGGCACCATTGTCCAGTACGAGTGTGAGCCGGGCTACGAGCGCAATGGCCATCCCGTGCTCACCTGCATGTCCAACGGCACCTGGAGCGGTGATGTGCCCAAGTGCACGCGCAAGCGATGCTTCGAATTCCCAACGATCGCCAACGGCTTTGTGGTGGACTCGACGCGAGCCTATCTCTTTGGGGATGAGGCCAGGGTGCAGTGCTTCAAGGGCTACAAGCTGATCGGCAGCAACATCATGCGCTGCAGCGAGGCCCAGAAGTTCGAGCAGCCGCCGACGTGCGAGGACATCAACGAGTGCAGCTCCTCGCAGTGCGACCTGACCACCACCGAGTGCCAGAACACCAATGGCTCCTTCCACTGCCAGTGCAGAACGGGATTCACGGCCACCACCGAGTGCCGACCTGTCGGAGATTTGGGCTTGGGCAATGGTGGCATTCCCGATGACAGCATCACCACCTCGCTGAGTGAGCCCGGCTACAGCAAGGAGCAGCTGCGCCTGAACACGAACGGCTGGTGCGGTGGCTCCTCGGAGCCGGGTGCCAACTGGATACTCATCGATCTCAAGGCACCCACCATTCTGCGTGGCTTCCGCACCATGTCCGTGCAGCGACCCGATGGCAATGTGGCCTTCAGCTCGGCGGTGCGTCTGCAGTACACCAACGATTTGACGGATGTGTTCAAGGACTATGCCAATCCCGATGGCACTGCCGTCGAGTTCCGCATCCTGGAGCCCACGCTCTCCATCCTCAACCTGCCCCTGCCCATCGAGGCGCGCTACATACGCTTCCGCATCCAGGACTATGTGGGCGCTCCCTGTCTGCGCATGGAGCTGATGGGCTGCACCCGCTTGGATTGCGTGGACATCAACGAGTGCAGCAAGAACAACGGCGGCTGTGACCAGAAGTGCATCAATTCCCCCGGAGGATTTGCCTGTGGCTGCAACACCGGCTACCAGCTGTACACCTCCAACGGCACAGCTGGCTATCACATCGAGCGCTCCGAATCCGGCGAACGTGATGGCGACACCTATCAGCGCAACAAGACCTGTGTGCCCCTGATGTGTCCCGAACTGGAGGCGCCGGAGAACGGACAACTGCTCAGCGACAAGAATGACTATCACTTCGGCGATGTGGTGCGCTTCCAGTGCCACTTTGGCTACATCATGAGCGGCAGCTCGGCGGCCCTGTGCCTCTCCAGCGGTCAGTGGAACGCCAGCGTACCAGAGTGCAACT ATGCCAAGTGCGTTTCCCTGCCCGATGACAAGCTGGAGGGTCTAACTGTGGCCCGGCCCGATCCCGAATCCGTGCTGGTGCCCTTCCGTGACAATGTGACCATTACGTGCGGAGCGGCGGGTCGCCAACTGAgggccaccgcctcctccggTTTCCGGCAGTGCGTGTACGATCCCAAGCCTGGTCTGCCCGACTACTGGCTATCCGGTATGCAGCCATCCTGTCCCCGGGTGGACTGCTATGCGCCCATGCCCACGCCCGGCGCGGAGTACGGACAGTTTGTGGACACGCGCTATCAGAGCAGCTTCTTCTTTGGCTGCCAGAACACCTTCAAGTTGGCTGGCCAGACGGGTCGTCACGACAATGTGGTGCGTTGTGGAGCTGATGGCATCTGGGACTTTGGCGATCTGCGCTGCGAGGGACCAGTGTGCGAGGATCCTGGAAGACCGGCCGATGGTCGCCAGATTGCCCGCAGCTATGAGCAGAGCTCGGAGGTGTACTTTGGATGCAATCGTCCTGGCTACATCCTCATCAATCCGCGACCCATTACGTGCATACGCGAGCCGGAGTGCAAGGTCATCAAGCCATTGGGTTTGGGTTCGGGCAGGATTCCGGACTCGGCCATCAATGCCACCTCGGAGCGACCCAATTACGAGGCCAAGAACATACGACTCAACTCCGCCACTGGCTGGTGTGGTAAGCAGGAGGCCTTCACCTACGTGAGCGTGGATCTGGGACAGATCTATCGCGTGAAGGCCATTCTGGTGAAGGGTGTGGTCACCAACGACATTGTGGGCAGGCCCACGGAGATTCGGTTCTTCTACAAACAGGCTGAGAGCGAGAACTACGTTGTGTACTTCCCCAACTTCAACCTGACCATGCGGGATCCGGGCAACTACGGAGAGCTGGCCATGATCACGCTGCCCAAGTTCGTGCAGGCGCGCTTCGTGATCCTTGGCATTGTGAGCTACATGGACAACGCCTGTCTGAAGTTCGAGCTGATGGGCTGCGAGGAGCCGAAGCAGGAGCCACTCCTCGGCTACGACTACGGCTACTCCCCGTGCGTGGACAACGAACCACCGATCTTCCAGAACTGCCCGCAGCAACCCATTGTGGTGCGTCGCGATGAGAACGGCGGAGTTCTACCGGTTAACTTCACCGAACCCACGGCAGTGGACAACTCCGGATCGATTGCCCGCCTGGAGATCAAGCCACAGAACTTCCGCACGCCCAGCTATATTTTCAAGGATACGGTCGTCAAGTACGTGGCCTTCGACTACGATGGCAATGTGGCCATCTGCGAGATCAACATCACGGTGCCCGATGTCACGCCACCACTGCTGCAGTGCCCACAGAGCTATGTGATTGAGCTGGTGGATCGCCAGGATAGCTATACGGTCAACTTCAACGATACCCGCAAGAGGATCAAGACCTCCGACGACACCGGAGAGGTGAGGCTGCAGTTCAGCCCCGAGACGGCCACCATCAAGATCGGAAACTTCGAGAACGTGACCGTCACGGCTACGGATAAGTACAACAACCGCGCCGCCTGCCACTTCCAGGTCTCTGTGAAGGCCTCGCCCTGCGTCGACTGGGAGCTGCAGCCGCCGGCCAATGGTGCCATCAATTGCCTGCCCGGCGATCGCGGCATCGAGTGCATTGCCACCTGCAAGCCCGGATTCCGCTTCACCGACGGCGAACCCCTGAAGACCTTCTCCTGCGAAACGTCCCGTCTGTGGCGTCCCACCTCCGTGGTGCCCGACTGCGTGTCCGAGAACACGGAGCAGGCCGCCTACCACGTGACCGCCGCCATCACCTACCGCGCCAACGGAGCGGTGGCCCAATCCTGTCTGGGTCAGTACCAGGAGGTGCTGGCCCAGCACTACGGCGGCTTGAACCAGTTGCTATCGCAGCGCTGCTCCGCCGTGAATGTGAACATGAACGTGACGTTTGTGAAGTCGGTGCCCATGCTGCTGGAGGAGAATGTGGTCAAGATGGACTTCATCCTGTCCATTCTGCCGGCGGTGCGTCAGCCACAGCTGTACGATTTGTGCGGCTCCACGCTGAACCTGATCTTCGATCTGAGTGTGCCCTATGCCAGTGCCGTGATCGATGACCTGCTGAACATTGCCAACATTGGCAACCAGTGTCCACCATTGCGCGCCCTCAAGTCGCAGATCTCGCGCGGCTTCAACTGCAATGTGGGCGAGGTGCTGAACATGGACACCAGCGATGTGCCGCGTTGCCTGCACTGTCCCGCCGGCACGTATGTGTCCGAGGGTCAGAACAGCTGCACCTACTGCCCAAGGGGCTACTACCAGAACCGTGACCGCCAGGGCACCTGCCTGCGCTGCCCGGCCGGTACCTACACCAAGGAGGAGGGCACCAAGTCGCAGGCGGACTGCATACCCGTCTGCGGTTACGGCACCTACTCACCCACCGGACTGGTGCCCTGCCTGGAGTGTCCGCGTAACTCCTTCACCGCCGAGCCGCCCACCGGTGGCTTCAAGGATTGCCAGGCATGTGCGGCGCAGACCTTCACCTACCAGCCGGCTGCCTCGAACAAGGATCTGTGTCGCGCCAAGTGTGCGCCGGGCACCTACTCGGCCACCGGACTGGCGCCCTGCTCGCCCTGCCCGCTGCATCATTATCAGGGAGCCGCGGGTGCACAGAGCTGCAACGAGTGTCCGAGTAACATGCGAACCGATTCACCCGCCTCCAAGGGACGCGAGCAGTGCAAGCCGGTGGTCTGTGGCGAAGGCGCCTGCCAGCACGGCGGTCTCTGTGTGCCCATGGGCCACGACATCCAGTGCTTCTGCCCGGCCGGGTTCTCCGGTCGTCGCTGCGAACAGGACATCGACGAGTGCGCCTCGCAGCCGTGCTACAATGGTGGCCAGTGCAAGGATCTGCCGCAGGGCTATCGCTGTGAGTGCCCGGCGGGATACTCGGGCATCAACTGCCAGGAGGAGACCAGTGACTGTGGCAACGACACCTGTCCCGCCAGAGCCATGTGCAAGAACGAGCCGGGCTACAAGAACGTGACCTGTCTGTGTCGCAGTGGCTACACCGGGGAACAGTGCGATGTGACCATCGATCCGTGCACGGCGAATGGTAATCCGTGCGGCAATGGCGCCAGCTGCCAGGCCTTGGAGCAGGGTCGCTAcaagtgcgagtgtgtgccgGGATGGGAGGGCATCCATTGCGAGCAAAACATCAACGACTGCTCGGAGAATCCCTGCCTGTTGGGCGCCAACTGCACGGATCTGGTCAATGACTTCCAGTGCGCCTGTCCGCCAGGATTCACCGGCAAGCGGTGCGAGCAAAAGATCGATCTCTGCCTGTCGGAGCCGTGCAAGCATGGCACCTGTGTGGACCGCCTCTTCGACCACGAGTGCGTCTGCCATCCGGGCTGGACGGGATCTGCCTGCGACATCAACATCGACGACTGCGAGCACCGACCCTGTGCCAATGATGGCACCTGCGTCGACCTGGTCGATGGCTTCAGCTGCAACTGCGAACCGGGCTACACGGGCAAGAACTGCCAGCACACCATCGACGATTGCGCCTCGAATCCCTGCCAGCACGGCGCCACCTGTGTGGACCAGTTGGATGGCTTCAGCTGCAAGTGCCGTCCTGGCTACGTGGGTCTCTCCTGCGAGGCCGAAATCGACGAGTGTCTGAGCGACCCCTGCAATCCGGTGGGCACGGAACGCTGCCTCGACCTGGACAACAAGTTCGAGTGCGTGTGCCGCGATGGATTCAAGGGACCACTGTGCGCCACGGACATCGATGACTGCGAGGCGCAGCCGTGTCTGAACAATGGCATCTGCCGGGATCGCGTCGGTGGCTTTGAGTGCGGTTGCGAGCCGGGTTGGAGTGGCATGCGCTGTGAGCAGCAGGTGACCACGTGTGGAGCGCAGGCTCCTTGCCAGAACGATGCCAGCTGCATTGACCTGTTCCAGGACTACTTCTGCGTGTGTCCTAGCGGCACCGATGGCAAGAACTGCGAGACGGCGCCGGAACGCTGCATCGGCGATCCTTGTATGCATGGTGGCAAGTGCCAGGACTTCGGTTCGGGTCTGAACTGCAGTTGCCCGGCGGATTACTCGGGCATTGGTTGCCAGTACGAGTACGACGCTTGCGAGGAGCACGTCTGCCAGAATGGCGCCACCTGCGTGGACAATGGTGCTGGCTACAGCTGCCAGTGCCCACCTGGCTTCACCGGACGCAACTGCGAACAGGACATCGTGGACTGCAAGGATAACTCCTGCCCGCCGGGCGCCACCTGCGTGGATCTGACCAACGGCTTCTACTGCCAGTGTCCCTTCAACATGACCGGCGACGATTGCCGCAAGGCCATCCAAGTGGACTACGATCTGTACTTCAGCGATCCATCGCGTTCCACCGCCGCCCAGGTGGTACCATTCCCCACGGGCGAGGCGAACAGCCTGACCGTCGCCATGTGGGTGCAGTTTGCCCAGAAGGACGACCGCGGCATCTTCTTCACCCTATACGGCGTGCAATCCGCCCGCATGACCCAGCACCGTCGTATGCTGCTCCAGGCCCACTCCAGTGGCGTTCAGGTGTCGCTCTTCGAGGACCAACCCGACGCCTTCCTGAGCTTCGGCGAGTACACCTCCGTCAACGACGGCCAGTGGCACCATGTGGCCGTGGTCTGGGACGGCATCTCCGGACAGCTGCAACTGATCACAGAGGGACTGATTGCCAGCAAGATGGAGTACGGAGCGGGTGGCTCTCTGCCCGCATATCTCTGGGCGGTGCTGGGACTGCCACAACCATATGCAATGAGCAATGAGCTGGCCTACTCGGATTCCGGATTCCAGGGCACAATAACCAAGGCTCAGGTGTGGGCCCGAGCACTCGACATTACGTCAGAGATTCAGAAGCAGGTCCGCGACTGCCGTTCTGAACCGGTTCTCTATCCCGGCCTCATCCTCAACTGGGCGGGCTACGAGGTGACTTCCGGCGGAGTGGAGCGCAATGTGCCCTCACTATGCGGACAACGCAAGTGCCCCGTGGGCTACACGGGCGCCAATTGCCAGCAACTGGTCGTGGACAAGGAGCCACCAGTGGTGGAGCACTGCCCCGGAGATCTGTGGGTGATTGCCAAGAACGGATCCGCGGTGGTCACCTGGGATGAGCCGCACTTCAGCGACAACATTGGCGTGACCAAGATCTACGAGCGGAATGGCCACCGATCTGGAACTACGCTGCTGTGGGGCACCTACGACATCACCTACATTGCATCCGATGCAGCCGGAAACACGGCATCCTGCAGCTTTAAGGTTTCTCTGCTGA CCGAGTTCTGTCCAGCGTTGGTCGATCCCGTTGGTGGATCGCAGGTGTGCAAGGACTGGGGTGCAGGTGGTCAGTTCAAGGTGTGCGAGATCGCCTGTAATACGGGTCTTCGCTTCTCGGAGCAGGTGCCCGAGTTCTACACCTGCGGTGCCGAGGGCTTCTGGCGACCGACGCGGGAACCCTCGATGCCATTGGTCTACCCATCCTGCTCGCCATCGAAGCCCGCCCAGCGTGTGTTCCGCATCAAGATGCTCTTCCCATCGGACGTGCTGTGCAACAAGGCTGGTCAGGCGGTGCTCCGCCAGAAGGTGACCAACTCGGTCAATGGCCTGAACAGGGACTGGAACTTCTGCTCCTACGCCATTGAGGGAACAAG GGAATGCAAGGACATTCAGATCGATGTGAAATGCGACCACTATCGAGGTGCCCAGAACAACCGCGTGCGTCGTCAGTCCAAGGATGGCGGTGTCTATGTGATGGAGGCCGAGCTGCCAGTGGTCAA CGATGAGGATGACGATCTGACATTGACGGGTCGCCAGGGACGCCAACAAACTGGCGGCGATACATACACCCTGGAGATAGCCTTCCCGGCTGCGAA TGATCCTGTGGTGCACACGTCGACGGGCGAGCGTTCCAGTGTCAAGCAGCTGCTGGAGAAGCTCATCCTCGAGGACGACCAGTTCGCCGTGCAGGAGATCCTGCCCAACACAGTGCCGGATCCGGCCTCCCTGGAACTGGGCTCGGAGTACGCCTGTCCCGTCGGCCAGGTGGTGATGATACCCGACTGTGTGCCCTGTGCCATTGGCACCTTCTACGACAGTGCCAACAAGACGTGCATCGCCTGCTCGCGCGGCACCTACCAGTCGGAGGCGGGCCAGCTGCAGTGCAGCAAGTGCCCGGTGATTGCTGGACGACCGGGAGTGACTGCCGGACCTGGAGCACGCTCCGCGGCCGACTGCAAGGAGCGCTGCCCAGCCGGCAAGTACTTCGACGCGGAAACGGGTCTGTGCCGCTCCTGCGGCCATGGTTTCTACCAGCCCAACGAGGGCTCCTTCAGCTGCGAGCTGTGCGGCCTGGGCCAGACGACACGCTCCACGGAGGCCACGTCTCGCAAGGAGTGTCGCGATGAGTGCAGCTCTGGCCAGCAACTGGGAGCCGATGGACGCTGCGAGCCCTGTCCACGTGGCACATACCGCCTGCAGGGCGTTCAGCCATCCTGCGCCGCCTGTCCGCTGGGCAGGACCACGCCCAAGGTGGGCGCCAGTTCAGTGGAGGAGTGCACCCTGCCCGTCTGCTCGGCAGGTACGTACCTGAACGCCACGCAGAACATGTGCATCGAGTGCCGCAAGGGCTTCTATCAGTCGGAGTCGCAGCAGACCGCCTGTCTGCAGTGCCCGCCGAACCACAGCACCAAGATCACCGGCGCCACCTCGAAGAGCGAGTGCACCAATCCGTGCGAACACATTGCCGAGGGCAAGCCGCACTGCGATGTGAATGCCTACTGCATCATGGTGCCGGAGACGTCGGACTTCAAGTGCGAGTGCAAGCCAGGATTCAATGGAACGGGCATGGCCTGCACGGATGTGTGCGATGGCTTCTGCGAGAACTCTGGCGCGTGTGTCAAGGACTTGAAGGGCACACCCTCCTGCCGCTGTGTGGGCTCCTTCACGGGTCCCCACTGTGCGGAACGCTCCGAGTTCGCCTACATTGCCGGCGGAATTGCCGGAGCGGTGatcttcatcatcattattGTCCTGCTTATCTGGATGATCTGCGTGCGCTCCACGAAGCGCCGGGATCCCAAGAAAATGCTAACGCCTGCGATTGACCAGACCGGTTCGCAGGTGAACTTCTACTACGGCGCCCACACGCCCTACGCGGAGTCCATCGCCCCATCCCATCACAGCACCTATGCGCACTACtacgacgacgaggaggacggCTGGGAGATGCCCAACTTCTACAACGAAACGTACATGAAGGATG GTCTGCATGGCGGCAAGATGAGCACGTTGGCCAGGTCCAATGCCTCGCTCTATGGAACTAAAGAAGACTTATACGACCGACTGAAACGTCACGCCTACACGGGCAAGAAGG AAAAGAGTGATAGTGATAGCGAAGTGCAGTAG